DNA sequence from the Sporocytophaga myxococcoides genome:
ACTTTCTGGAATGTACTTCTTGGTTTAATTCTTATTAAAGTTAATAAAACCTGGGAAGCGCCTGTCATGGCAATTTTCTGTCTTGTTCAGCTTTTCCTTTGTTCGATGATTCTGGGGATTGTAATTCCAGGACTAGATTTTAAAATTGGTAGTTCTCCATTTATCTTATTGAAAGATTATATGGGAGATATTCCTGTATATCAAAATAATCCTAACTTCATTCCTGAGGATGGCACTGGCTTAAATCCTCTTTTACAAAATTATTGGATGGTGATTCACCCTCCTACTCTTTTCCTTGGCTTTGCCGCAACCCTTGTTCCTTTTGCTTATTGTATGGCCGGATTATGGCAAGGCAGGTATAAAGAATGGATCAGACCTGCTTTCCCTTGGGCTCTATTCGCTGCATCTAGCTTGGGTATCGGAATTTTGATGGGAGCTTACTGGGCATATGAAACCCTGAACTTTGGGGGCTACTGGAACTGGGACCCCGTAGAAAATGCTGTATATGTACCTTGGCTGATTCTTGTTGCAGGAATTCATACAATGCTTATTTTCAAAAACAGCAATAAATCTCTTCAAGCATCTGTAATACTCATCACTGCACAGTTTCTATTAATCCTTTACTCTACTTTCCTTACAAGAAGCGGGGTCCTTGGAGATTCTTCCGTACATTCATTTACTGATCTTGGGCTCTCGGGGCAACTTTTACTTTTCCTTTTTGCACTTATAATTATAGCTGTAATATTCATCAGTGTCCGCTGGAAAAAACTTGGAGGAGAAGAAAATGAAGAAGTATCTGTTTACTCCCGAGAATTCTGGATATTTATCGGAGTAGTAGTATTCTGTCTTGCAGCATTTCAGGTTCTTTATACTACTTCAATTCCTGTTTACAATAAATTCCTTGGCTGGGTCGGAATTGAATCCAACATTGCCCCTCCTGCCGATCAGATTGAACATTACACAAAATTTCAAATCTGGGCAGGAATACTGATTGCATTACTTTCCGCTATCGGTCAGTTTTTCTGGTGGAAAAAAATGGATAGCAAAAAGCTATGGGAAGAAATGAGCATCCCTGCGATCTTAACTTTACTGATTTCCAGTGCACTAATTTGTCTGACGATGCTGAATAAAATCGACATCACTCCGACTTATATTTTACTCTTTACTACTGCATTATTTTCAGTAATCAGCAATATCAGCATCTTTTTCAAAATAGTTAAAAACAACTACAAACTGACTGGTGGAGCTATTGCTCATATAGGCGTAGCTCTGATGCTCTTCGGAATTCTATTTTCATCAGGATATTCTAAAATCATTTCCCTTAACACCACAGGATTAATTTATTCTAAGGAAGCAGGCGATGATTTTAACAGAGACAATATTCTTCTCTGGAGAAATGAGTGGAAAGAAATGAATGACTACAAGCTGAAATTCATTGGACCAAGGCTTGAAGCCAAAGGTTTTCCCGGTTACATCAAAAAAGAACACCTGATTCTTCTTGATGACCAATACAAGGCTCTGGCCAAAAAGGCAATAGAACATAAAGGGGAAAAATATTTTAACAAAGGAGATACAATCGAAATCTATCCTGAAAACACTTATTATGAAGTTTTAATAGCTAAAGCTAACGGTGATACATTTACTCTTTACCCCAGAGCTCAGGTTAATCCTACTATGGGCCTTCTTGCATCACCAGGCATTGAACATTTTTATGATAAGGACCTATATGCTCACGTGTCTTCCATCCCTTCTCCTGACGAAGAAAAAGAATGGTCGCCTACTGAAGAGTATACCATTAAACCAGGAGACACTGTATTTATCAACGACTATGTAACGATCCTTAATGAAGTTGAAAGAGTTAAATACGTTCCGGGAATGCCGTTGACTCAGGAAGACGCTGCAGTAATGGCTCATTTCCACGTACTTGATAGGGAGAAGAATCACAGCATACATCCGATATACATAATTAAAGTAAAAGAAGGATTGGCAGGA
Encoded proteins:
- the ccsA gene encoding cytochrome c biogenesis protein CcsA, whose amino-acid sequence is MREYLGDIGHLCVIISFIFSILATISFGKSTVSVDLAKKDSWIRFARGIFFIHSLAVFGVVAALFTIISQHYYEYHYAWSHSSNNLPSEYMISCFWEGQEGSFLLWTFWNVLLGLILIKVNKTWEAPVMAIFCLVQLFLCSMILGIVIPGLDFKIGSSPFILLKDYMGDIPVYQNNPNFIPEDGTGLNPLLQNYWMVIHPPTLFLGFAATLVPFAYCMAGLWQGRYKEWIRPAFPWALFAASSLGIGILMGAYWAYETLNFGGYWNWDPVENAVYVPWLILVAGIHTMLIFKNSNKSLQASVILITAQFLLILYSTFLTRSGVLGDSSVHSFTDLGLSGQLLLFLFALIIIAVIFISVRWKKLGGEENEEVSVYSREFWIFIGVVVFCLAAFQVLYTTSIPVYNKFLGWVGIESNIAPPADQIEHYTKFQIWAGILIALLSAIGQFFWWKKMDSKKLWEEMSIPAILTLLISSALICLTMLNKIDITPTYILLFTTALFSVISNISIFFKIVKNNYKLTGGAIAHIGVALMLFGILFSSGYSKIISLNTTGLIYSKEAGDDFNRDNILLWRNEWKEMNDYKLKFIGPRLEAKGFPGYIKKEHLILLDDQYKALAKKAIEHKGEKYFNKGDTIEIYPENTYYEVLIAKANGDTFTLYPRAQVNPTMGLLASPGIEHFYDKDLYAHVSSIPSPDEEKEWSPTEEYTIKPGDTVFINDYVTILNEVERVKYVPGMPLTQEDAAVMAHFHVLDREKNHSIHPIYIIKVKEGLAGQIPDVNEDLGIKISFLNIDPAKEEFTFAVNTTQKDYIILKAIEKPFINILWIGTLVLVAGLLLAMIRRYQEFAKMRDKNTE